Proteins encoded by one window of Cheilinus undulatus linkage group 13, ASM1832078v1, whole genome shotgun sequence:
- the fitm1l gene encoding fat storage-inducing transmembrane protein 1 — MFLNTVLVVLTDLAARVLGNTAVRQHFHLLLSAVVMFGPVLSFWVSQHSIFAKRSHFLYRMFLRSGWGWTCIFVGSFVFLLSFSIRRSLSLSMRHLSRLGVAGGLWLGFCKLLDLLENATGSCYEPLLNGPEVTNGQPLLVLREGESKSECLRAGMLWRGYEVSEDVFLLCLCCLLLAEETAVFGPYLSLGGISDAPLRILFLFCVLLLGLWIFLLLCLLAYFPQFPTQLLGGALGCLSWRGLYQGWYRLGPSWCSPGRPGLGLLNTKSTGSTETEDPKQSPDPSINTKP; from the exons ATGTTCCTCAACACAGTGCTGGTGGTCCTGACGGACCTGGCGGCCCGGGTCCTGGGTAACACAGCGGTCCGGCAGCACTTCCACCTTCTGCTGTCAGCTGTGGTGATGTTTGGTCCTGTCCTGAGCTTCTGGGTCTCCCAGCACAGCATCTTTGCCAAGAGAAGTCACTTCCTTTACAG gATGTTCCTGCGCTCTGGCTGGGGCTGGACCTGCATCTTTGTTGGCTCCTtcgtcttcctcctctccttctccatcAGGCGCTCCTTGTCCCTCTCCATGCGTCACCTCTCGCGGCTCGGGGTGGCAGGTGGGCTGTGGCTTGGTTTCTGTAAACTCCTGGACCTTCTAGAGAATGCCACAGGAAGCTGCTACGAACCTTTACTCAATGGCCCAGAGGTCACCAACGGACAGCCTCTGCTGGTGCTGCGAGAAGGAGAGAGTAAATCCGAGTGCCTCAGAGCCGGAATGCTGTGGAGGGGTTATGAGGTCTCTGAGGACGTCTTCCTGCTGTGTCTCTGCTGCCTCCTGCTGGCAGAGGAAACTGCTGTATTCGGCCCTTACCTGAGCTTGGGCGGGATCTCGGATGCCCCTCTAAggatcctcttcctcttctgtgtCCTCCTGCTGGGCCTCTGGAtctttctgctgctctgccTTTTGGCTTACTTCCCCCAGTTCCCCACCCAGCTGCTAGGGGGCGCTCTGGGGTGTCTGAGCTGGAGAGGACTGTACCAGGGCTGGTACCGCCTTGGGCCCAGCTGGTGCTCACCTGGGAGACCTGGATTAGGACTGCTCAACACTAAGAGTACTGGCAGTACTGAAACAGAGGATCCAAAACAAAGCCCAGATCCCAGCATTAACACAAAACCCTGA